One Entomomonas asaccharolytica DNA segment encodes these proteins:
- the smpB gene encoding SsrA-binding protein SmpB — MAKKKKVSPGNIAQNKKAFHDYFIEERFEAGLALTGWEVKSLRAGKAQLTDSYVLLKDGEAWLLGSHIMPLQTISTHVVADPDRTRKLLLHKRELSKLYGAVQQKGYACVALSLYWKKHLVKCEIALVKGKKDYDKRHTEKEKDANREIQRAFRKEQR; from the coding sequence ATGGCTAAAAAGAAGAAAGTATCCCCTGGCAATATTGCTCAAAACAAAAAAGCATTTCATGATTATTTTATTGAAGAACGTTTTGAAGCAGGGCTTGCCTTAACAGGTTGGGAAGTAAAAAGCTTAAGGGCTGGCAAAGCACAGCTTACGGATAGCTATGTGCTATTAAAAGATGGGGAAGCATGGTTACTAGGTAGCCATATTATGCCATTACAAACCATTAGCACCCATGTTGTGGCTGATCCTGATCGTACTCGAAAATTGCTCCTTCATAAACGTGAGCTAAGTAAGCTATATGGTGCGGTACAACAAAAAGGCTATGCCTGCGTAGCACTATCACTGTACTGGAAAAAACACCTTGTTAAATGTGAAATTGCACTGGTGAAAGGGAAAAAAGATTACGATAAGCGTCACACTGAAAAAGAAAAAGACGCTAACCGTGAAATTCAAAGAGCTTTCCGTAAAGAACAACGTTAA
- a CDS encoding nitroreductase family protein, whose translation MQSKIMANMDTQQILNFLRTRRSAATPTLTAPGPTPEELTDILNIGLRTPDHGKIEPWRLLVVEGDARKVLGAQLAQNFALEKNTLTDKQQEKLTQIVTHTITDVPLIIYVISCIDKNSHIPELEQLLSAGAVCMNILWAVNAYGYGANWISGWLAYSEHTKKTIGIKENEEVAGVIFIGSTDKVNPERKRPDLKEKVSYWSATE comes from the coding sequence ATGCAGAGTAAAATAATGGCAAATATGGATACTCAACAGATACTAAACTTTCTAAGAACTCGTCGTTCTGCGGCAACACCTACTTTAACAGCTCCAGGACCAACACCAGAAGAGCTAACAGATATTCTTAATATCGGTCTACGCACACCCGATCATGGCAAAATAGAGCCTTGGCGTCTATTAGTTGTAGAGGGTGATGCCAGAAAAGTTTTAGGCGCACAATTAGCACAAAACTTTGCTCTTGAGAAAAACACATTAACTGACAAGCAACAAGAAAAACTAACTCAAATTGTTACCCATACAATAACCGATGTTCCTCTTATTATTTACGTAATTAGTTGTATTGATAAAAACTCCCATATACCTGAGCTTGAGCAATTACTTTCAGCAGGTGCAGTATGTATGAATATTTTATGGGCTGTTAATGCTTATGGTTATGGTGCCAATTGGATTAGTGGTTGGCTGGCCTATAGTGAGCATACTAAGAAAACGATTGGTATCAAAGAAAATGAAGAAGTCGCAGGGGTTATTTTTATTGGTAGTACCGATAAAGTAAATCCTGAACGAAAACGCCCCGATTTAAAAGAAAAAGTTAGCTATTGGTCTGCGACTGAATAA
- a CDS encoding amino acid aminotransferase, whose translation MFKQVDAYAGDPIFSLVEQFYQDTKQEKVNLSIGLYYNEQGQVPQLPSVKQALTIIQPEQLKKPTLYLPMEGLAEYRLAVLPLLFGNDHPCLKENRIAIAQTLGGSGALKVGADFLKKYHPTATVWVSDPTWENHKDIFAGAGFKVNTYPYFDNKTLSVNFEEMVTCIKQAAANDIILLHPCCHNPTGADLTNQQWDTLIPILQERQLIPFLDIAYQGFAEGLNEDAYAIRAMAKAGLSLLVSNSFSKIFSLYGERVGALSVVCKDQETAERVLGQLKATVRRNYSSPPCLGATIVAHVLNDEQLSNTWRMDLQQMRLRILNMRKLLVEKLQQYNITDTEHFIKQRGMFSYTGFSKEQAVSLRKDHGVYILDSGRMCMSGLTENNIDYVAKAFAAVS comes from the coding sequence ATGTTCAAGCAAGTTGATGCCTATGCAGGTGATCCCATTTTTTCTCTAGTTGAACAGTTTTATCAAGATACCAAGCAAGAGAAAGTGAACCTTAGCATTGGTCTTTATTACAACGAACAAGGCCAAGTTCCACAGCTTCCTTCTGTAAAACAAGCATTAACTATTATTCAACCTGAACAATTAAAAAAACCAACCCTTTATTTACCAATGGAAGGTTTAGCCGAATATCGCTTAGCAGTTTTACCCCTGTTATTTGGTAATGACCACCCTTGTCTAAAGGAAAACAGAATAGCTATTGCCCAAACATTAGGCGGCTCTGGCGCATTAAAAGTTGGGGCTGATTTTTTAAAAAAATACCACCCTACAGCAACGGTATGGGTCAGTGATCCGACATGGGAGAACCATAAAGATATTTTTGCTGGCGCTGGTTTCAAAGTAAACACCTATCCATACTTTGATAATAAAACTTTGAGTGTTAATTTTGAAGAAATGGTAACTTGTATTAAACAAGCAGCAGCCAATGATATTATTTTGCTACACCCATGTTGCCATAACCCTACTGGTGCTGATTTAACCAACCAACAATGGGACACTTTAATTCCTATATTACAAGAACGCCAACTGATTCCTTTCCTAGATATCGCTTACCAAGGTTTTGCAGAGGGTTTGAATGAAGATGCTTATGCTATTCGAGCTATGGCTAAAGCTGGACTTTCTTTGTTGGTTTCCAACTCTTTTTCTAAAATCTTTTCGCTGTATGGCGAACGTGTTGGTGCATTAAGTGTAGTATGCAAAGACCAAGAAACAGCAGAGCGTGTGTTAGGACAACTGAAAGCAACGGTACGTCGTAATTATTCTAGCCCACCCTGTTTAGGCGCTACCATTGTTGCTCACGTATTAAATGATGAACAGTTAAGTAATACTTGGCGTATGGATTTACAACAAATGCGTTTACGTATTCTAAATATGCGTAAATTGCTTGTAGAAAAATTACAGCAGTACAATATTACTGATACTGAACATTTTATTAAACAACGTGGCATGTTCAGTTATACAGGCTTTTCCAAAGAGCAAGCGGTTAGTCTACGTAAAGATCATGGTGTTTATATTCTTGATAGTGGGCGGATGTGTATGTCTGGCTTAACTGAAAATAATATTGATTATGTAGCGAAGGCTTTTGCAGCTGTCAGTTAA